The Pan troglodytes isolate AG18354 chromosome 19, NHGRI_mPanTro3-v2.0_pri, whole genome shotgun sequence region gactgcagcaggtggatcacttgaggtcaggagttggagaccagcctggccaaaccctgtctctactaaaaatacaaaaattagctggtcgtggtggaaatcacctgtaatcccagctactcgggaggctgaagcttgagaattgcttgaacccgggaggtggaggttgcagtgaactgagattgcaccactgcactccagcgtggatgacagagcgagactctgtctccaaaaaaaaaaaaaaaaaaagcccaaacgCTCTTTCCGCCATCTTTCCGCACCGCCACAATGGTGCGCATGAATGTCCTGGCAGATGCTCTCAAGAGTATCAACAATGCCGAAAAGAGAGGCAAGCGCCAGGTGCTTATTAGGCCGTGCTCCAAAGTCATCGTCCGGTTTCTCACTGTGATGATGAAGCATGGTTACATTGGTGAATTTGAAATCATTGATGACCACAGAGCTGGGAAAATTGTTGTGAACCTCACAGGCAGGCTAAACAAGTGTGGGGTGATCAGCCCCAGATTTGACGTGCAACTCAAAGACCTGAAAAAATGGCAGAATAATCTGCTTCCATCCCGCCAGTTTGGTTTCATTGTACTGACAACCTCAGCTGGCATCATGGACCATGAAGAAGCAAGACGAAAACACACAGGAGGGAAAATCCTGGGATTCTTTTTCTAGGgatgtaatacatatatttacaaataaaatgcctcatggaaaaaaaaaaaaaaaaaaaagcccaaacaacaacaacagaaacaataCAGGAGATTAAGGAAGACTTCCTGGGGTGAGGGGCGGGCAGTTACACACAAAAGGGCATTCTGCGGAGGGGGTGGGTGGTGAGGTGGGGGAGGCAGGGCCCTGGCTGTGAATAGGTGACCTGCTCCATCAGGTGTTTCTCAAGGTGCCACTTTGTCACGGCCTCCAGGGGCTTTTGTGTAAGTGCAGATTGCCAggtcccacctcagccccaggaAATCAACCCCTCCGAGCATCCACCCTGGGAACGTGCATTTTAGTGCGCCCTGCTCTGAGAACCGCTGCCTGGAGGGTAGGGGTGGTTCAGGGGCGTGGGAAGATGGCTCTGGCTGGGTGAAAGGCAGGGGCACCTGCCAGGCTGCATCCTTCCAGGACGGAAATAAAGGAGGCCATGCAATTAGCAGGGAGAGAAAGAACGAAGCAGGCGCGGTGGCCAGGCCAGGCCTGTGGGCTGGGCCTAAGTGGGAGAGGAGGGGGCGCTGCTCCAGGGTTTGTGGCTTGAGGAACCTGAGAGAACACTGATGCCATTAATCAAAGCGCGGAGCCCGGGAGGAGGGAGCGGGGGGAGGGGTCACTGGGCACCAGGGGAAAGAGTGAGCTCTGTCCTCCACTCTGTTTCCAGGGTCCAGCACAACTCTTGACACTGGGGGCCACTTCTGACTGGGGGCGCTGAACCGCCGTGTGGAGGACATGCCTGGTCTGTTGCTCTCCTACCTTCTCCGGGGCCCGTGGTGACGTTGGCTTCGATCTCCGGCCCGTAGGTGAAGGTCTTGGCTCTGATGCGGAACCTGTAGGTCACCCCCTCCGCCAGGTCCTTCACCTTCAGCCACAGGGGGCTGTTCCCCTTCACGTCCACTGTCACGATCTTGCTGACTCCTGGGGGAGGCACAGCAAGTGGGGACTGGGCACAGGGCCCACCGAGGGCACTGGAGGCCACGGGGAAGGGGAAGCGGCCGTGGCCTGGGCCCCAGGACCCTGGGCAGGGGCCTCACTCCTTGAGGTCAGGCTGAAATGCACCCCCAGCCCACACAGCCACATTGCCCATGCTGTGTTTCTCAGAGCACGGTCCTGCCTGCTGTTCTCAGGGAGAACGGCTCCATGGTTCAGTATGTTTGGGAAAAGCTACTACTGTCTGTGTCTACTGAGTAGCCACAAGGTCCATCAGCATCTACAGAAAAGAGAACACTCGCCATCCTGTTTAACGTAACCTCTGCACCCCAAATATGTTTCGGCTCCATTTCTATTCCCTTATGCAGCATCCCATGGGACTAGAATTATATCCTTTTTCAGGAAGTGCTTCCATAAAAATACCAAAAGCCCAGAGTTGGGGGGACACACTTTTGCCCAGGTCCTCCACCTGAGCCCCACTccagctccacctctggggttcagcCAGGAGCTCACATGGCCCTCCATCACCTATATctgccacaattttttttttttttttaagacaaggtcttgctctgttgctcaggcacaatcatggctcactgtagcctcgacctcctgggttcaagccatcctcccactttcagccttccaagtagctaagactgtaggtgtgcaccatcatgcccggctcatttttaaatttttgtagagacagggtctcattatgttgcccaggctggtcgcgaactcctggcctcaagtgatcctcccatcttggcctctcaaagtgctgggattataggcatgaaccactatgcccagtcCACCAAGCTTTTTAGGGCAAAAGTGAGGATGCCTCAGCACCCCAAATCACAGCAACTAGAGGGGAGGCTTGAGCCAGCTTTCAGGAGGTGGGGGTTTGCACTCTGTGCTTTGCGAATCCAAATACTCCTGACTGCCAGCCTCCCTGGGATCCGGGGTTAGTGTCATTTCCCACGTCCGTCGAGCACGCCAGTCACCAGTGAAAGACAGGCCTTGCAGCCAATAGGCTGGGCTCAGACCCAGTGATGGCGCTGGCCCCGGCATGTCCCTTAACTTGGCTTCAGTTTGTTCTGCCGAGTGAGGGTGTCCACAGCATCTTAGGCAGGGATGCTATGAGCTTTAAGTAAAATAACAGAGATGTAGGTGCCTGACCTATTTATTGACTAAGTGGATTACTAATATTATCGTTTTGAGGTGGattttcactattgttgcccaggctggagtgcaatggcgcgatctcagctcactgaaacctccgcctcctgggttcaagcgattctcctgcctcagcctcccgagtaggcatccactaccacacccagctaattttgtatttttagtagagacaggattttgccacgttggtcaggctggtctcaaactcctgaactcaggtgatccaccgccttggctcccgaagtgctgggattgcaggtgtgagccaccgcacccggccgctaAGTGGATTACTAAATGATGGAACAATGTAGGCTCAGAGGGGCTTCCTGAAAGAATGAAATGACCCTGGGACCAGGAACAGGGACTCTGGCTACCTGCTCCTTGACAATTCTGAACAAAGCCCTCATCTGCCTGGACCTTGGTTTTCCCTACAGGACAGTGGGGGCTGCTGGGCTCTTGTGAGGCTGGTTTGCTGTTGACCTGAACCCAGGATGAACTGGGGTGTGGACACTGGGCTGTCCAGGCGGGGCCTTGTCTTGCTGTACTTATTAACTGAACTATTATGGGAAGATGGGAATGCGTAGGGGTGTGGAGTTGAGCCACACAGTCCAGATCCCACCAGACTGTGGAACTGGAAGGCAAAGAGCTCACATCCTCAAGTTGAGAGGGTCCTGGACAGGCCAGGTTGAGGACCCTGTGAAGAGGGCTTGTGCTGGCCCCCTGTACCTTGTCTCGGGGACTGCTGTCCTCTGCCCCACTCCGGCCCTGCACCTGACTGGATCTCCTGCTGGGGCCTGGCTCCCCCCTGGTGTTCTAACACACAGCTCCCCTTTATAGAACAAGCTGCTGGCACCCAGGTGGTGGCAGGGAAGACTGAGGGCCATTGTTCCCTCGGCTCACCGAGAACTGCTGGTCACAATGATGTTCCCAGGTCTCTGCCCCTTGTTCTTGCCAGGCTCCGTGATTGGAGGGGGTGAGAGTGAGAGGGGTGGCTCCAGAGGTCAGCCACACCCCCAGCACCTGGCCGGGACTAGTCCCAGGCAGCGAGGAACGCAGTTTCCTTCCTGCCTAAATCCCATCCTCATAGGATGGTTGTTGGTAACAAAATGGCAGGGATTTCTCGGCATGTTACCAGGGGTAGAAAGCTGGCAGGTACCAGATGCCCATTGTCAGGGGCTGCGCAGCCCAGCCTAGGAGCCCAGAAATGGGCAGGTTCCCAGCTGGGGCCCGGAGGAAGGGGTCAGAAGACCAGTCAGATGAACAGGGTTAAGGACAAGAGCGAGGTCATTTGCAGAGCAGGGCTCTTGATCTGGGGTCCACAGATAGCAGTGGGGGGTGCAGGGACCTCCCTGGTCTTGTGTATCTTCCTGGGGAGAGGCTCTGAAGCTTTGGTCAGATtctcatcagattctccaaggggTTCCTGACTCCCACCAAAGCTAAAGAAGGACTAACCCACAGTAAAGCTGAGAACCCTAAGGTTTGGGAAAGGGCAAAGTAGGACCCTCAGGGGctcccctcttctttttcttttttttttttcttttgagatggaatctagctctgtcgcccaggctggagtgcagtggcgtgatcccggcttactgcaacctctgcctcccgggttcaagcgattctcctgcctcagcttcccgagtagctgagactacaggtacccaccaccacacccggctaatttttgtattttcagtagagacggggtttcaccatgttggccaggctggtcttggaactcctgacctcaggtgatccacccgcttcagcctcccaaagtgctgtcattacaggcgtgagccaccgtccctggcTGCCCCCCTTCTTTATGGTCTCAACAGAGCCCTGTCCACTCAggtttcccttcctttcctcccagtTTCCGTTGACCAAAGGGGGAAGAATATATTTAACGATTCTCTGCCTGGAAGTTAGGAGACCTGGATCTCTCTTCCAACTCTGCCCTCAACTTGCTGTTGTTTTACCTTGGAAATGCCCTTTCCCTtgtctgggactcagtttccgtGTTTATAAGATGGGGAGACTCTCACCGAATCTCACTCATGTGTAGTGGCTGTGATGGGCGCCCAGATGAGAGCGAGCTTTTGCAAAGTGGGGGGCTGGGGAGCTGTGCTTGGGGGTCCACTCACCATCCACGGGGCTGCAGGGCTCGTACACCAGCCTGTAGCCCTCCAGGATGCCATTGGGGAACTGCGGGGCTTCCCAGGACACGTTCACTGAGGTTGTGGTCAGCTCACTGAACTTGACCGAGCTGGGAGCGCTGGGGGCTGCGGGAGACAGCAAAGGGTTTTTGTTCCCTTCTTCT contains the following coding sequences:
- the LOC743847 gene encoding small ribosomal subunit protein uS8-like, with protein sequence MVRMNVLADALKSINNAEKRGKRQVLIRPCSKVIVRFLTVMMKHGYIGEFEIIDDHRAGKIVVNLTGRLNKCGVISPRFDVQLKDLKKWQNNLLPSRQFGFIVLTTSAGIMDHEEARRKHTGGKILGFFF